The following DNA comes from Buttiauxella agrestis.
AACTTCCCCAACGGGTAATTTCATTCATTGAACGGATAATCAGTAAACGTCGCTCCTGGTCGAAAAATTCAAAGGGCTTACCGATTTCATCAGGTTTAAATGATGATGGTTCCAGACGGTTAGCCAGTGTCAGGACAACGAATTTAAAGTTATTGTCGAGCTTATTAAAATTGCGCAGCGCAGTGTTGTTGGTCGCTTTTAATTGCTGGCGGAAACGCGCGAGACATTCGTCACCGGTCATTTTTAACGGGGCATCAATCCGAGCATGTATCAGATACACATTGTTAAACGCCGTTTGTGGTGCCTTTATGGATTCAGCCAGAGCAGCACTTTTCATTTAGTCCTCCAGCGCTTAATCAGCCTGGTAACGAGTGATGGCTTGCGAGTACGCAGCCCATTTAACAATGCAGACTGGTCGCGGCTCGGGTGCCAGCGATGTTTGTTCTCACCCATAATCCAGCCGTGTCCATAACTCATGGAAGGGCTTTGGCGTTTCAGTAATGAAGCGAATGACGGTTGCATATGCATCACCTCAAATCAGACCGAATGAAGCGCTTAAACCACTGACAGTATCAACCACGCTATTCATGGCAGGATTGGTCTGTAAGCGTGCGTGCATCGTCATTGCAGCAAGAGACAAATAGCGAATACCCGAATTGACACTCTCAACCATCGAATGCTTGCGGCACGCTGTAAGCTTTTCATCAGATACTGCACCTGCCGCAATCAGGCCTACTTCGGCAGTTGCTTTAAGAGCGTATAACTGGAGTTTGTCATCGGCTAATTCGTTAACCGGCACGCATGGCAGGCAATGCAATTGAGCCAGAAATCCATCAACTAACGATGGATCTTCAGTGACGTCAGTGATAGCCATCAGCTCAGGAATATTCAACTGATGCGGCTGCTCTGGATTTAACTTGTTGCGTAGCACCTGAGGGCGCATACCGAGTTTTTCCGCTAGTTCAGCCAGGTTGTGCTTTGTAGCGAAATTGCGACAGGCATCTTCATAGTGGGGCTGTTTAGAAACTTGATAATCAAACATGGTTGCTCATCCTTAAACTTGCATAATCAAGTTTATCGTTTGATGTAGCGACAATTGACTGCATGCTGGCGATTCTTTTCACGCCATGCGGCAACGTTAATCAATGCGTTACCATGTTTTTCCATCACATCTTTACGTGATTTACCGGTCTCTTTGCAGGTGATTGTGCGAGTGACCTTTGTGGTGGGAGTTGGGGCAAGAAGTACAACGCCATTTGCAATCCACTTTTCAAGCAGAGAACTACTGATGCCATTGGCAGCGCAAAAGTTTTCTTTGGACATGGTAGGGGAATTAGCTAGTGCTGCGGCTTTTTCCAGAGCCTGATCAAGAGCAGTATTGATGGCAGGAACTAACTGGGCTGCGATGCTTGCAATGAAGTCAGGGGAGGCCAGCATCTGAGATGTGAGCTGAGAGTTTGCATTTTCAGTATGCATAACGCAGTATCTCCGTATTAATGGTTGTGTTCTATGGTGTTACATGTGGTGTGTATTCACTTTAGATCCCTTTTTTGTTTGTGTAAACATAAAAAAGAGATTTGATAAAACTTATGCGAATTGAAAATGCGATCGCACCTGAGGTTCTTGAAAGGATTTTGTCTGCATATGGTTTTAAAATGCAGAAGGAGCTTGCAGAAAAACTAGGTATTGCAAGTAGCAATGTAGGCAGCTGGATACAAAGAGGGCACGTTCCGGGAAATGTAATTGTCCAATGCGCTTTGGATACAGGCGCAGATGTGAATTGGATTGTGACCGGTGAGCTTGCAAAAGCAAGTTTAAGTCCGAGGGTTCAGGTAGGGCAAGGCAAAGCCTTATATGAAGAGATCATGTCAAATGGTGGTAAACCAGTATTGCGTCGCATAATGGATGCATATGGATTTACCATGCAAAAGCAACTTTGTGATTTACTTGAAATATCCTCGGGTACTGTAAGCACATGGGTAAGACGTGATTATTTCCCTGGTGATGTTGTTGTGGCTTGTGCTCTAGATACTGGAGTGTCACTGCAATGGTTAGCCACCGGGAAAGGTACGCAATACATTGAGAGTGCCGCTATACCTTGTGGCTCGTTAATTCCACGCAAGAACCTGGCAGCAGGTGTTCTGCATGATGCAGGGCAATGGAATATAGATTTAGGTTTTATATCTCACTCCATAGATGAGCCACTATTCTTATATAGCAGTGCTTCTACGTGGATAGTTGATTTAGGTGTGGTGGAAATTAGTAATGGTCGCTGGTTACTGGGAATTGATAATAAATATGATGTCTATGATGTCACACTTTTGCCTGGTAGGAAAATTACAGTTTCAAATAAAACCTCAAACTTTACCTGTGGTGCTGAAGAAGTAACAACTACCGGTAAAGTGGTTCTAACTATGGAATATAATTTTTAGAAAAAGGAGAATTTAATGATATATACGTTTGCTCTTATTGGATTGATCAGTACTGTATGGGCTATACGCAGTATTTATTTGAAAGGAAATTGCAGCTATATTAATTTAGCAAAATCGTTATTCGCTATAATATATTTTACTGCTGCGGTTGTAATGGTGAAGGTTGACCCGCTTGTAACTATTGTTATGCTGTTGTTGGGATCTGCCATTGTTAGTCGTTCTAACCAAATCTATAAGTCTCAAAACAGTGCAGGTAAAGATCTCTCCAATGAGCATAAATCTATATTAGTAGACATTGGTGCACCAAAAAGAATGACTTCTTTTAGCTCCTTACCTTCTAAAAATTTCACTTTGGGTATGGATGCAGGCGGTTTAAAAAATATTGCATTCAATTACGTCAATGCTAATGGTGAAAGTAGTTTTAGGGATGTCGATGTGAAGAAGTGTGATGGTAATTATATTGAAGGTTACTGTCATCTATCTCATAAATTTAAAACTTTCCGGATTGATCGTGTTGAGGGAGATGTCATCCTGCGTGATACTGGTGAAATGATGAATGCCTACGATTGGGCCGATGAGTTAACATCACACAAGTTATAATGTGATTACTAGTGTAACCATTAAAGTTCAACTTTTAAAAGCGCATAACAATGTTAAACCAACACGTTTTAGAGTACTGCTCATCAATTTATGATTTCCTAAAAGGATTGCCTCTTTCACTCTTTGCTGCAACCTTTGCAATCTATTTTGCTTATATGAAAATTTCTAATAAAGTAGCATTTTCATATTCGGTAAGCTTTAGGGAAAGTGGCGATAAACTGACGGATTTTATATTAAAAAATCAGAGAGATAAAACATATAGTATTAAAAAAATACTTTGTAAGTTAAATGATGGTAACTTAATTATATTAAAAGATTTCCAGCCTCCGCTGTTACTTAAGCCCTTTGAAACAGCATTGGTAGAATTTGATGATGTAAGCATGTGGCTAGATAAGGAGGGTGTGAAATACCATCCCGACTATTCAGAGTTGTTTGAGATTACACTCCTTCTACATAGTGGAGGAAGTGTGAAATGCATTAATAAATATCACTCAGATTATAAAGAAGCTACAATATCACCATACGTCTCAAGATTTGATGGATTAATCTTAACGCAAAATATGAAATTTGTTATGAAAGTGGTAACTGATAACAAAACTAAAGATTTAATAATTTATTCACATGGTTGGATTGAAGGTGATGCTTATTTTGGTGGTTATAATTGTTTGAATAAAGAGGATGTTTCTTTATATAGAATAGTTGAAATTATATCAGAAAAAAAATTTAATTTAAGCTGGGATTACTATGTTGTATTTGAGATAAATGATTTCCGCGTAAAAAAAGTTTACGATAGCAGATGCCAGGTCGAACTTAGTAATACCTAAATTAGAGTGCAGTTGTTGATAAATAGTTGTGAGCTACTGGTTGTAAATGCCATCTGCTGGTTGTAGTCACTTTGTCGCCATCCATTCATGTAACTGACTGATAAAAAAGACCAAAATTAGTATTCGGTCTTTTTTTATCTGTCATTTAAAACAACACCTTAGCGGTGCTTGCCC
Coding sequences within:
- a CDS encoding phage filamentation protein Fil family protein encodes the protein MQPSFASLLKRQSPSMSYGHGWIMGENKHRWHPSRDQSALLNGLRTRKPSLVTRLIKRWRTK
- a CDS encoding phage regulatory CII family protein; the encoded protein is MFDYQVSKQPHYEDACRNFATKHNLAELAEKLGMRPQVLRNKLNPEQPHQLNIPELMAITDVTEDPSLVDGFLAQLHCLPCVPVNELADDKLQLYALKATAEVGLIAAGAVSDEKLTACRKHSMVESVNSGIRYLSLAAMTMHARLQTNPAMNSVVDTVSGLSASFGLI
- a CDS encoding phage repressor protein CI, with protein sequence MRIENAIAPEVLERILSAYGFKMQKELAEKLGIASSNVGSWIQRGHVPGNVIVQCALDTGADVNWIVTGELAKASLSPRVQVGQGKALYEEIMSNGGKPVLRRIMDAYGFTMQKQLCDLLEISSGTVSTWVRRDYFPGDVVVACALDTGVSLQWLATGKGTQYIESAAIPCGSLIPRKNLAAGVLHDAGQWNIDLGFISHSIDEPLFLYSSASTWIVDLGVVEISNGRWLLGIDNKYDVYDVTLLPGRKITVSNKTSNFTCGAEEVTTTGKVVLTMEYNF